The genome window TACTGGAGGTCCTATTGGGTGCCTCTGTACCGAAGTATCAATTCCGTTGGAATTCTGGCGCTGATTTGCGCCGTTTTGAAGCAGAGTGGCCGCCGCGTTCAGAACATCATCGGGAGTGTGTCGATGCTCAGTCTGATGTTGTAAATgggaaggaggaggaggtggtggggGCATTATATGGGAGCCCAACGGTGCCATGCCATGGAACTCGTTCAGACTATGGGAGAGTCCTTGGGCCGGCTCACCAAGTGAAGATCCTGGCTGTTGACCGAATGAAGTACTAGATCCCATGAAATGTGGAGGAAGTTCTAGCCAAGTATCGCTGAAATTAAGCCCCTCCCCGAAGGAGGGCATATTGTAATGGTCGGCATTGATATCGTTGAAGAAGGACGTTAGATACCTGTGGTCGGTATCTGTCAAGAGAGGAGCTCCAGGTGCAGGCTCCGGCGGATCGTTGATCGGAGGATCTTGATCAGAGTCGAATGAATCTGTTCGGATTAGAGATTAGCGGACTGCTCCTTGTATTGGTGGATATGATGCGAAGGATAAGGATCTCAGCGAGTAGTTCACTTACAGCCAAAAAGCATAAAAGGGTCTGAGGGCGGCTGCGACGAACCCATCCTCGGAGCGTGCTGTACGGCGAGCATGGATGCGTCTTTTGTAATATGGGTTTTCTGGAAAGCTAGCGCTGCGCTGCAAGTGAGCCACAGTAGATGTATAATTTTTGGTGATTTCAAGGACTGAAAATAGCTGGCGGGGGTAGCACGACTCGACGGTGTAAATGGTAATGTTTCTGGGATGTTGTGCTTTTTCGTTCGGCATCAAGCGATTAGGACAATATCAAGCTATGTCTAGCACATGGTAGTTCAAGCCCACTAGGTTGATGGCAAGTGAGTACGCCTGGGCAAATTTCGATTCGCTTCACGTGAAGCGCAAAGAAGCTACTGTTGTGTGTGGCCGGAGTTTAGGAGGGAGTTGCTGAGTCGCGAGAAaacgaggaggagcagaTCGATACGATTGTGCCGGTGAGTGGTTCGTGAATATATTATAGGCTCTGCGATTATATAGGCGGCATGTACGTTGCTGTTTTATGTGCTTCTTGGATAGAAGACAAGAAAATATGCTGACAGTCGAGTTTTGTCGCTGGAAGCAAACAGCTGTGAAAGGAAGTTGGAGAAAAGCCGCTGATGGTAGAGTTGCAGAGCTGGCTGCTTAAGCCATGgacgagaaagaagaagaataatAAGAGCGACAGGGGATCAACACAAGAAGGGATTTAGTCTGGACGGGGAGTGCATGTGCTAAAACGTGCATTTGCTGCGTCACATCACACCCGCAACCTAGACCTAGATGAAGACAAAGAGGGGACAAGTAGGGCCCGGCAtctcctgcttcttcatAGGATGGCTTCTATGCTCCTGGCCGGGAAAGGTTTAGAGATTTTTACCATAGAGGTCAAATGGTAGCGGGCCAGAAAAAGGATGTGATGGGAGGGTTGGGATcgtggaggaggtggtgtttaactaggtaggtacctaaggtaaagCGGTTtactgtaggtaggtaggtaggctacctatagtacctaggtaggttgGAGGAAAGCGGCGGGAGCCCACCGAGACTGTCCTGGGCAGAGGAACGGTACGGCAGGTGCAACTTGGAAGGCGGACCgtgagtacctaggtaggtagtagcTGAGACTTGTATGGAAGGTCGTTTTGTTTTTGGGGAAATGCATCCAAGGACCAGGCGTGCACGGTAATTGGACCCATTGGCCCATGTTGAGCATGTTCAGGACCGTCTTAGCCATGTGGGGTTGCCTCGGAGCATTAGAAGCACTCAATCTCCAGGTACTTTCTACCTCGCTCGACCTGACCCATTGCGCTCTAGTCATTAATCAATCCCCCATGCTCCCCTCCCCAGGTCACTGTGTCACCTGCAACTTTCATCGACGTCGACCAGAGCCGTTTAGCCTTTCCAAAACGCTTGGTTTTGAGTGTTCTCAGGGAAATCAGATCGTGGGTGATGTTCAGCGAGTCGAGTCGGGCGTCTACCAAAACCATAAAGTGATCCAAGCCCCCGCGCCTTGTTCAACAATTACCAAAGCTCTTTCAACACATTCGTCGTTACATCCCCCCGAGACTCCCGGTAGGGTAAGGTACAGTACCTGCTGCCCGTCCTGTAGGTATGGGTATATGGGGGTGTTCTAAGGTATGGGTCGGATCACCTCGTCATGACGTATCCGTATATCCATAGTCTATGGGACTATCACATGCTTGAAccctctctcatcttcagcacTCCCAACAGCTCTATTCTGCGACCTTGGTTGACGACGCCTCATCTCCAGCTGTCATTCATTCGCCCAGCCAAGCCCTAAGAGTTAGACAGTTCGTCCATTCTTGATTGGCTCTGTTTCTACTGCTGAGAGACTCGGGGAATCTAGTCATCTTGGCGTTGCACGCAGTTGACTTACTGCAGATAAGTTTGCGGTCACTTGACTCGATTTACTCACCTGTAGTCAGCAACACGATGAGGCTGAACCAACAATATTGCATTGTTTGAATCAGCCATAGCCACAAGCACATGCATGCCTCTTTGTTCCCTCGAAAGTGACTaagacctttttttcttttttttttttccttctaCATCGACTCGTGACCACAGCCGGCCCGTGCCAGTATGATATTCAGGGCTTACCAGGGTTGATATAAGACCTCCCTGGAAAGGAAAGATGCCAACTGAAATCATGCTTCCTGTGGGAAATCAGGCCAGGAAGAAGAGCCGAAACCTGTTAGGGCCCCGAAATTCGTCGCGGGGCTTCCCTGCCGCAGGTTGTTTTGTTTTTCGAGAACAATTTCATTTCCATGTGTGAATCTAGGTATGTCACTTGGAATTCGGATACGAACCAACTGGCTTATGTAGACGTAAACTTGGGGGTTTAAtgctaaatgacaaaaagaatTAGGCAAGTCGGCATAAAGTTAAGGGGCTGTATAGTGGCTTTATTTTTGCACCCATCTTGAGGTCTGGAAATCCTCCCGGGGTAACTGATCAACTGATGAAACTGTATGTACCAAGTCGTAAGAGATCGGCATCATTGGTTTCTGGGCTGTTTTgttctcctttctcttccagTGCGAGATGTAAAATTTCTAAATCCGGCCGCTGTCAACTGAAGGATTCTCAATTATTCGGCCTTATAAGGTAAAATTTACGTACCAGACCCATCTTGTGCACATGCCTCCTTTCCCAATGCAGCAGCTGGCTATCCCTGTACCCCAGAATTACGGGCAGACAGGTGGGGCCCTCCCTTTGACCACATGCAAATTGCTGTACCTACAGATGTTAACGTTAGCGATAACCTCACTCAGCTGTTACTTAATCTCACACCTAAAAGACCTACCTACCGTTACAACGAAACGACCCGGATCTGCTCAGCAGACGTTACAGCAGAAAATCTGGAACGTCTCATGTCTAAATCTGTTTTCAACTACCGTCCCCAGGCCCAGGCCCAGATTCATCGGTTCTCGGCTTTGGTTTAGCTGAGCCCCTGACCTCTCgggtcatcatcgtcagccCTCTAATTCGGGCATTATCCGTATAATCTGCCACGAGTACTTTTGAGCTTAATTCTCTCTCGAATGCTCGCTAGGCTGTTTCATACTCTCAGCCTCACGGATTTGTTACTCAAAGAATAATAGTTTCTGTTGTGGTAGGTTAGTTTCACAATCCCACGTACGTATGGACTTCtctcatctgcatctgcatctgcatctgcaactCCATCACCATGCGGCGGCGCGGTTGCGCTACGCTACACTGCCTATAGCCTTCCTTGGCAGGGGGGGCGTTGTGATCTACGACCTGTCAAGGTAGATCATTTACGTATCTCTCCTCTCGGTCTATTTCCTGCAGGAGTATGTATCCGTACATCCATACGATCCATGCTTGCCATGTTGCATATTCACACGCGGCATCTTGAATTGTCTGTCAAGCCGAGGCTCCAAGTGAGAGCTCGGCGATGCTATCTCCACATTTTTTATCATCTTCAAGGGGAGATTTTATCATATCAATCTCCTGACTGTTCATTATTTCATCTGGCCAAGAGCCTAGATATCTTTGCCGCCTTTGCCGTCAATTTCCTGTCGTCAACCCTCTGTGATACTTCCTCAGACGTTGCATGATGTTGACATATCCCCCCCGCTACTTCTAACCGCCGACCTCCCTTTTTCGATCATCTTTACACCACCTTTTTCTCTATTCATTATACTTTACAGGGGTAGATCTGTTATTGACCGCTCGTACACAGTCAAGATCCCCGCgatcatccttcttgtcagATACCCACCTTCTGAGTGCCACCGGTAGCAGGTGCCGTAGCCCTGCTTCGGGACATTGTTGGACATCTCTTATGCTGGAGCAGCATGGCTATGCCTGCAGTTGATGTGCGCCCTGCCCGTAAAAGGCCCCTGAGGCTCGATCCTATTCCCGAGATCCTACGCCCTTTGATTCGCGCCTATCTCTTGGGCTACGCATCTGCCGTGGCTCCCCGGCTGTTGACATTAGTGTTACAGCATGTTgcgaagagaaagaggaaactAGCCAACCAACTTGCCCCGGACCTTGACGATACCTCATTCGTCAGCTCTGCAGCACACATAGTTAGGACAGGCTTCAATCCGCAGCGGTTTCCCACGTTTTGTGCCATACTTGCTGGTGGCACTACTCTATTGAAGGCAAGTTAACTTATCCTAACCATGATGGAGTCTGTCCAGTCTCAGAAATTCGCCTACGTTTTTCTGACACTGGtcgccttgtccttgttggcTGTCAGAACTCACCGGAACGTTAATGTTACTTTGGTATGCCGTTAGCTAATACGCCGAAAGGAACCTTTGAAAAGCATTCTAGAGAAAACTGCAAGGGGGCTCAGCGAGGCAGGTCGTTTGAGGTAGGCCTTCAGTTTCACTCTAATGAATCATGATGTTCTTTGCTAAACAATCGTCCCAGACTTGCAAGATGGTTGTCAACATTCCTTGCTGCCTGGTTTGGCCTGCGGCTGCTGCACTCCTATGAGGGCCGAGCGTATACCGAAACTGTGCCACCGAAAGAGGGCTCGGCCCATAGTACCGAGCCTCAAACAGTCAAATTTGCTGGTCGGACAATGGATCTAACCCTGTTTGCGGTCACTCGAGCCCTCGATGTCCTTGTTGGTGATCTGTGGGCGAGGCACAAGGCCCGTCGTCTGGCCTCCAACAGGTGGTCCAAGGTAATTAGACCATGAAAATCACCTGATTATGATTACCAGATATCCATAGTTGCTGACACCTTCCTAAGGCTGAACGATTTCTCTCCAAGTTTGTTGATCCCCTTGTCTTTGCAGCTTCATCGGGCCTTGTTATGTGGGCTTGGTTCTATCATCCCAGCCGTTTGCCCCGCAGCTACAACAAATGGATCACTTCGGCAGCTTCCGTGGACTTAAGGCTCATCGAAGCCCTTCGGCGGTGCCATTCAGGCGAGTTTCAGTACGGCAAGGAGACCGGTCAGGCACATCTCCTTCAGGGCATGTGTGTGGACTACGAGTGGCCACTTGCCTGGGGAGATCCTGCGGTAGTTGTTCCCATACCTTGCCAGATGGTGCATATGTCCAGCGGGCCTTCATGCGAGTACCATGCTGCAAGCCGCTTCTTTCGTGCCTGGAAGTGGTCGATGGCTACGTACTTGCCCCTGACACTGGCTCTCGCTCTTCGAAACCCCTCTCGCAAAGCTCTGCGTCGAGCCATAATCTCGTCTTGCCGTTCCTCTAGTTTCCTCGCCACCTTTATCACCCTCTTCTACTATGGAGTCTGTTTGAGCCGCACACGCGTCGGACCTCGTCTTCCTGGCGGCACAACCATTGAGCGTCGTCAGAGCATGGATAGTGGGATCTGCGTTGGCACGGGTTGCTTGCTTTGTGGCTGGAGTATCATGATTGAAACAGAGAGCCGCCGAAAGGATATTGCGCTCTTTGTTGCCCCTCGTGCCTTGGCCACTGTTCTACCTCGACGGTATTCTTTGGACAAAGAGTGGCGAGAGAGACTTGTGTTCGCCGCCAGTACTGCCGTCGTCTTTACGTGCGTGGCAGAGAACCCCGATCGAGTGAGGGGTGTCTTTGGAAAACTTCTCAGGATGGTTCTTAGTAAGTAAACGAGCTGGCTCGGCATATATTACGAACTGGGACCTCTGTTTCAGTCTAGTCATTCCCATCCTTCCTTTCTCGACGCAACCATTATGTACGATAGAGCAACGTTGCATAGAATATTACTTGAATTCTAATGTATAATCATTAAGCAAAGAAGACGATATCTGGTCAAGGCCATGTCTGCAATGTAATATGATAATTCAACTGCAATGTATCTATGttactaagctatttatcCCTTGAACCAAGCAACAGCCCCCAACACGAAAATACAGGCTAGTATATCACTCCTCACCGTGGTAAATATCTGGCCATAACGCATCACGACCTCAACATATCCCTTGGCAGGCTGGGGTAAAAATTGCACCACAGTACCCACAATGCCAGAAGGGGGGCTGCCTCTCCTATCCAGAAAGAAGCGAGTTGTGAGTAGCAGCGACTCAGCTGTGGCAAATGTCCAAAAGAACAGCTTCTTGCGGTGCTCCAGTTCCGTCTCAagctcaggctcagcagcTGCAGTAAGCGGATCGGCGGGTGTTGTGCCTGCAAGGGCGGCACGCTCACGCTCAATCTTGCTGCCAGTGAAGGGGGTAAGTATGACGATGTAGAAGCCCAAGCTGAGAGCTACAAGGGCATGGAGAAGACGCCAGAGGTTTGTAGAGGCGCTATTGCGGACGGCTGTGGGCGGTACTGGGGGTCCTTGGCCGGGCGCCATGCCTGGCACACCAGGAAAGGGAGGCATCGAGCCAGCAGGAAGACCAGCACCAGCCATCAGCTGggacatcatcctcatcatgggATCTTCCTCAGCTGCTCCGGGTGCAGGGCTAGCGGTGCCGCTGCCATTGCCACGCTCGAAGCCAAGCATCATCTGCCGTAGCTGGTCCTCTGAGATGGCGGGTTCTGTGATTTCAGGCGCATTCGTTCGCGAATTTGCAGTCCGCTTCGGCTCGTAGTAGTGATCTGAAATATCGACTTCTTCTGGGTCGGCATGGTCGGCGGTGGCAGACACACCGGATGCTGAAGCAGCGGGTGCTGGCGCAGGTGCTGGTGTCGAGGCATCAGCCATGGTGGAAGACGGATTGGTGGGTTCTGGTTCTGTGTAAGAAAGTTAGCAGCTTTGCAGCTGGAATTGTATGTCACAACTGAATCGAACCTCCTGGGACACGACCTCCAAGACCAGTAATCTTGTTCAACCTTGCAGAACCCCCGGCTTTGAGCTTGGCTTCACGGCGTTCCTTCCGAAGACGCGCTTGTTCAGCAGCTCGCTGAGCGGCAGCATCTTCAGGACTTTGTGTCGTCTCCGACATGATTCGATAGGTATTGTTAGGCGTCTATTCGGAGTTGATATCGAAATATTGGTATTGATGGGCTctggtgacgatgatgtggTGCTTTGGTCGAGTGGGGATCCATTGACAGCTAGCCATGATATAGGGCAAAATGATGTAAGTCACCTACCCTGAAGACACATGCCGATATCGCTATGTCTCCCATTTTTTCTTGACTCGTAAATAAATGATATTCAAAATTTGTATGTAATATTTCGTTCTTATACCTTGACTTCGAACGGATATCCTACTTCAATACCATTCTGTGAAAACAATCACATCTCTTTATCAAAGGACACGTCAGAAGTTCCGACCACTGTCGAGCCAGGGGGGAACTTAGTTGGGGGTACCAGCAGTTGATTACCAACAGGTATTTGAAGAAATAGGCCAGAATTTTAGAACTATGGTAATGTTGTGAAGTAGAAAGGCACACAATAACATCGTCATTTATTTTTCTGTCTACCAAACCCTCGGCGTGATTGTCTTCGTGTAAACTTCGTCCCCAACGATGCACCCCGCGCTAGGCTATTCAATATCACATCCATTCACACCCTCATACATGATCCATAAGCAAGGCAAAATAAGTCGTGTTATACTAGAAAGGAGCTTGATCACGGGGTAGCCTTGCTCATGCTAATCAATCGCTTGACACCGACCTATTGTTGGGCGAGTTAGCATTGTCACCAAGTCATGACACAAACGAGAACTTACCATCCAGTTGCCGCACTCCTCAGTCTTATCTCTCTGAAGCTCAACCTGAAGCTTGTGTGCACCTTCGTAGTTCTTGGCCTCAATAGCATTGGCAAGCTCCGTAAGCTGTTCAATTGTATCAGGCTTGACAAGTTCCTCGTTGTTGAGGTGGTCAAAGAGCAAACCAAGCCGCTTCTGCGTGTCCTTGACTTGGGGTGCAAATGTCGCAGGAGCCTTGGATGCAACTCGTTGCATATCCTGGTCTAGGATGTCTACCAAACGCTGGGCATTGGGCGGGATATGCGAGCGGTCACCCGCAGGATGTCTGGCCTTGGGAGGGGCCGAAGcctggggagggggaggagttGGCTTGGGAGAGGAAGCAGCGGGAGGTCCTCCAGGAGGTCGGCTCATGGGAGGAGGCCCAGTCGGAGGAGGTCCCGTGGGAGGTGCAGACTGTTGAGCAGGAGGGGCTCCATATGGAGAGGGAGCGTACTGGTTATGGGGCGTCGACTGCTGAGGAGGACCTCCAAATGAGCCAGCTGGAGGAGGGCGGCTCGCGGCTCCAGGAGGGGGCACAGACCCTGGAGGCTGGCtgtactgctgctgctgcgctACAGGAGTGGGAGCATATCGGTTAGTGGGGGGACCTCCTGCTGGAGGAGCATTGTACGGTGATGCTGTTCGAGGAACGACATTGGGCATTGGTGGGGGGATCGCGCCGGcagcaggaggagggggcGCGTATGGGTTATGGCTACTGGCAGCAGGAGGTGGAGGAGCCTGGAAGTTTTGTGGAGGAGCTGCAAGAGGTGACTGAACGCGAGGCGGCGCTGATCCCTTGGGAGGTGGCGGAGGGGGAGTCGAGCCAGTTCGCTGTCCAAAAGGAGACGCACcaggaggtggaggaggtaaACCTGTGCCTTGTTGGCCAGGGAAAGGAGATGTGATAGGCTGGACACTGGGCGTGGTCCTGCGTGCTGGGGGTGCTTTGGTGACAAGAGGGACATCATTCCAGTTGTCcatgttcttcatcttggccGCAGGTGTCACTGATGAAGGTGTTGTGTTTCGAGGAGGACCGCTCATCGGTGGGGGTGCCAAGGGGGCGGGAGCACCGTATCCCGGTTGAGCAGGAGGCTGATAACCAACTGGCGCCCCATATCCTGTTTGCGCAGGAGGAGCATAACTGTTCTGTGGTTGATAAGGGTTCGAGGGCGGCTGATATTGCTGTGCTGGCGACCCAGTTGATCGAGGGGCAACCGGACTTGGGGCAATATGGCTGTAGGGATTAGCTGGGACAGAGCCAGGCACAGTGCCAACCACAGGTGCGGGTTGAGGGGGTTGGTAGCCAACAGCAGGTTGAAGCCTGGACGATGTCCGgcttgatgaggctggcACTCGTGAAGCGGGCTGAGCAGAAGGCTTCTTGGTTGCAAGACGCACACGGTTCCTCGCCAATTCCGCCGCGGGGTAGCTGGAAGGGAGGAGATCGAGGTACTTCTGGGCGGTCTCTAGCTGACCGTGACCAGCCAGGATATCTGCGTACTCGGTGTACTTGTCATACAGAACGGAAAGTTTCCAATCCGAGGTCAAGTTTGTCTCGTTATCCTGGAATTTGGTGGTGTGACGGAAGACGGTGACCTTCTCGATAAAATTCTGCAGGGTCTTAGCATGAACCGAGAACGTGGA of Fusarium musae strain F31 chromosome 5, whole genome shotgun sequence contains these proteins:
- a CDS encoding hypothetical protein (EggNog:ENOG41) produces the protein MLLWGLSEAGRLRLARWLSTFLAAWFGLRLLHSYEGRAYTETVPPKEGSAHSTEPQTVKFAGRTMDLTLFAVTRALDVLVGDLWARHKARRLASNRWSKAERFLSKFVDPLVFAASSGLVMWAWFYHPSRLPRSYNKWITSAASVDLRLIEALRRCHSGEFQYGKETGQAHLLQGMCVDYEWPLAWGDPAVVVPIPCQMVHMSSGPSCEYHAASRFFRAWKWSMATYLPLTLALALRNPSRKALRRAIISSCRSSSFLATFITLFYYGVCLSRTRVGPRLPGGTTIERRQSMDSGICVGTGCLLCGWSIMIETESRRKDIALFVAPRALATVLPRRYSLDKEWRERLVFAASTAVVFTCVAENPDRVRGVFGKLLRMVLSK
- a CDS encoding hypothetical protein (EggNog:ENOG41) encodes the protein MSETTQSPEDAAAQRAAEQARLRKERREAKLKAGGSARLNKITGLGGRVPGEPEPTNPSSTMADASTPAPAPAPAASASGVSATADHADPEEVDISDHYYEPKRTANSRTNAPEITEPAISEDQLRQMMLGFERGNGSGTASPAPGAAEEDPMMRMMSQLMAGAGLPAGSMPPFPGVPGMAPGQGPPVPPTAVRNSASTNLWRLLHALVALSLGFYIVILTPFTGSKIERERAALAGTTPADPLTAAAEPELETELEHRKKLFFWTFATAESLLLTTRFFLDRRGSPPSGIVGTVVQFLPQPAKGYVEVVMRYGQIFTTVRSDILACIFVLGAVAWFKG